The following are encoded in a window of uncultured Sphaerochaeta sp. genomic DNA:
- a CDS encoding DUF1801 domain-containing protein, producing MYAQEVDAYIAELEKEKRIPLDQIRTLVHEVVPEVVESIKWRMPTFSLPGGGDIIHMAAFKKHIGLYPLPEAIEEFQEALAPYHTSKGAIQFPLGSALPLDVIERIIQFRLVLINKKKL from the coding sequence ATGTATGCACAGGAAGTAGATGCCTATATTGCAGAGCTTGAGAAAGAGAAAAGAATACCCTTGGACCAGATACGTACTCTGGTCCATGAGGTGGTTCCTGAGGTCGTGGAGTCCATCAAGTGGAGGATGCCTACCTTCAGCTTGCCTGGTGGTGGGGATATCATCCATATGGCAGCTTTCAAGAAACATATTGGCCTCTATCCGCTTCCTGAAGCGATTGAAGAGTTCCAGGAAGCATTGGCTCCCTATCATACAAGTAAAGGGGCAATCCAGTTCCCTTTAGGTTCTGCATTGCCCCTTGATGTGATCGAGAGGATCATCCAGTTTAGGCTTGTCCTTATCAACAAGAAGAAGCTTTAG
- the cas2e gene encoding type I-E CRISPR-associated endoribonuclease Cas2e, with product MVVVIANDIPPAVRGRMKLYFVEPRANVFVSGIKDAVADRVVNYLFSNCPTSSGLLVLQKINVPPFYKIWGLGDTKKKIALMDGLQLIFERIEQER from the coding sequence ATGGTAGTAGTTATTGCAAATGATATTCCCCCAGCTGTCCGCGGTAGAATGAAACTTTACTTTGTAGAGCCGCGAGCAAATGTTTTTGTCTCTGGAATCAAAGACGCTGTGGCTGATCGAGTTGTTAACTACCTATTCAGCAACTGTCCTACTTCATCAGGGCTTCTAGTGCTTCAAAAGATAAACGTACCACCCTTCTATAAAATATGGGGTCTCGGTGATACCAAGAAAAAGATTGCCTTGATGGACGGTTTGCAACTGATATTTGAAAGAATAGAGCAGGAAAGATAA
- the cas1e gene encoding type I-E CRISPR-associated endonuclease Cas1e — MNERHRLFIKVERNTLPQITDKYPFIYLERGRLEIDDSSVKWIDSEGNLVRIPVAMIHTILLGPGTSITHEAVKVMTSANCTVCWVGEDSLLFYAVGDTPTADTRNMRRQMQLAANQKNRLLVAKKMFLQRFPKEDIEDKTLHELMGMEGKRVKQTYEEMAQKYDVGWKGRSYIPGKFELGDMTNKIITASNAALYALITSAVHSLGYSPHIGFVHSGSPLPFVYDLADLYKEHLCIDLAFKLTFEMGGIYNRHRVAEEFRTRVIECELLKKIPKDIEFLMKEN, encoded by the coding sequence ATGAACGAGAGACATAGACTATTCATAAAAGTAGAACGAAATACACTACCTCAGATTACCGATAAATACCCATTTATTTACTTGGAACGAGGTCGGTTGGAGATTGATGACAGCAGTGTAAAGTGGATTGATTCTGAAGGGAATCTGGTGCGTATACCCGTGGCCATGATTCACACAATCCTTTTAGGTCCAGGGACAAGCATCACACACGAGGCTGTTAAGGTTATGACTTCTGCCAACTGCACTGTGTGCTGGGTAGGAGAAGATAGTCTACTCTTTTATGCAGTAGGCGATACTCCTACTGCAGATACGAGAAATATGCGAAGACAAATGCAGCTAGCCGCAAACCAGAAAAACCGATTGCTCGTGGCAAAAAAAATGTTTTTGCAGCGCTTCCCGAAAGAGGACATTGAAGACAAGACACTCCACGAACTTATGGGGATGGAAGGAAAACGAGTAAAGCAAACATACGAAGAAATGGCACAAAAGTATGATGTCGGATGGAAAGGCAGATCATATATACCTGGGAAATTTGAACTTGGTGATATGACAAACAAGATCATAACTGCAAGTAATGCAGCGCTCTATGCTCTCATAACTTCAGCTGTGCATAGTTTAGGCTACTCACCCCATATTGGATTTGTACATTCGGGTAGTCCTCTTCCCTTTGTATATGATCTTGCTGATCTGTACAAAGAACATCTTTGTATTGATTTAGCATTCAAGCTTACATTCGAGATGGGAGGTATATACAACAGACACCGAGTAGCCGAAGAATTCAGGACCAGGGTGATTGAATGTGAGCTCTTGAAAAAGATTCCTAAGGATATTGAATTTTTGATGAAGGAAAACTGA
- the cas5e gene encoding type I-E CRISPR-associated protein Cas5/CasD, giving the protein MQYLVMWLEGPLQSWGDHSKYGRRDTLTFPTKSAIYGMILAAMGAKGDQAEFLAKLSSLSQQIEAYSTPNPIMDFHMVGSGYNEHDGWERLCIPKKQDGSAAVGGGAKMTYRYYLQDAKFAVIQEITDDLVPVIPNALCTPVYSPSLGRKSCVPSEFIYQGIFRTQEEAKKRIETIAVSKSLQPIFSVSEQAIKNSDKVILHDVPLRFGHFKKYKERVVFIKTYERET; this is encoded by the coding sequence ATGCAATATCTAGTAATGTGGTTGGAAGGACCTCTCCAATCCTGGGGTGATCATTCGAAATATGGAAGACGTGATACGCTGACATTCCCTACTAAATCAGCAATATATGGAATGATTCTGGCTGCAATGGGAGCAAAAGGAGACCAGGCAGAATTCCTGGCCAAACTCTCTAGCCTTTCACAACAAATTGAAGCCTATTCCACTCCCAACCCAATCATGGATTTCCATATGGTAGGGAGTGGATATAATGAACATGACGGTTGGGAAAGGCTATGTATTCCAAAGAAACAAGATGGAAGTGCGGCAGTAGGAGGTGGTGCAAAAATGACGTACCGCTACTACCTACAAGATGCCAAATTTGCTGTGATACAGGAAATTACTGATGACTTAGTACCTGTGATTCCCAATGCTCTTTGTACACCGGTCTACAGTCCCTCTCTTGGGAGAAAATCATGCGTACCCTCTGAGTTCATCTACCAAGGGATTTTTAGAACTCAAGAGGAAGCAAAGAAAAGGATTGAGACTATTGCTGTTTCAAAATCGCTTCAACCAATATTTTCTGTAAGTGAGCAAGCAATAAAAAATTCAGATAAGGTCATCTTGCATGATGTACCGCTACGCTTCGGACACTTTAAGAAATATAAGGAGAGGGTCGTATTCATCAAGACTTATGAACGAGAGACATAG
- the cas7e gene encoding type I-E CRISPR-associated protein Cas7/Cse4/CasC, whose amino-acid sequence MNKYKGINVEFHILQSFPVTCLNRDDVNSPKTAIIGGETRARVSSQAWKRQVRMAMHDFGITLGIRTKHVAELVQKEASDLGAEEEKARSASEIIAKVLSKDTLHFFSKTEAKALAEFAETKNYEIDEKKDAKAIFKAHKEASINGFKKLDGLDIALFGRMVAQSPDLNIEGSSVFSHAISTHRVTNEIDFFTALDDVKSVSDSDSGSSHMGSLEFNAATYYRYIALDIGQLVENLGGDDHLQTALEAFTKALYIAVPIARQKTQAGFNPWDYAKVYVRKGQRLQASFDEPVKAKGEGYCKPSIEALTEFLEKKEKLSGSLFGKLGDFTWGLDEQFSIDDLIEGVADIVKQV is encoded by the coding sequence ATGAACAAGTACAAAGGTATTAACGTTGAGTTTCATATTCTTCAGAGCTTTCCGGTAACTTGCCTGAATCGAGATGATGTAAACTCGCCAAAAACTGCGATTATTGGAGGAGAAACACGTGCAAGAGTGAGTAGCCAAGCTTGGAAAAGACAAGTTAGAATGGCGATGCATGATTTTGGGATTACATTGGGTATTCGTACAAAGCACGTAGCAGAACTGGTTCAGAAGGAAGCTTCTGATTTAGGAGCGGAAGAAGAGAAAGCTCGCTCTGCTAGTGAAATCATTGCAAAGGTACTTTCCAAGGATACCCTTCATTTTTTTTCCAAGACTGAAGCTAAAGCTCTCGCTGAATTTGCAGAGACAAAGAACTATGAAATAGACGAGAAGAAAGATGCTAAAGCTATCTTCAAAGCCCATAAAGAAGCATCAATCAACGGGTTTAAAAAACTTGATGGGCTGGATATTGCGTTATTTGGTCGTATGGTTGCTCAAAGTCCTGATTTGAATATTGAAGGATCTTCTGTCTTTTCTCATGCCATTTCCACACACCGAGTAACTAATGAAATTGATTTTTTTACTGCACTGGATGATGTAAAGTCTGTTTCTGATTCTGATAGTGGATCATCTCATATGGGAAGCCTGGAGTTCAATGCAGCTACGTATTATAGATATATTGCACTCGATATTGGACAATTAGTTGAAAACCTCGGAGGAGATGATCACCTTCAAACAGCTCTGGAGGCCTTTACAAAAGCTCTTTATATTGCTGTCCCTATTGCTCGTCAAAAGACGCAAGCGGGGTTTAACCCATGGGATTATGCAAAAGTATATGTAAGGAAAGGACAAAGATTACAGGCTTCTTTTGATGAACCTGTAAAAGCTAAAGGAGAAGGCTATTGCAAACCAAGTATAGAAGCTTTGACAGAGTTTCTTGAGAAGAAAGAAAAACTCTCAGGATCACTATTCGGAAAGCTTGGCGATTTTACTTGGGGCTTAGATGAACAATTCTCGATTGATGATTTGATTGAAGGTGTCGCTGATATAGTAAAGCAGGTATGA
- the cas6e gene encoding type I-E CRISPR-associated protein Cas6/Cse3/CasE has product MIASIFTLDTKALRTLGSIDDYTIHRLVYDIFPGKERTFLYYQYPYMIRGGTRILLLSKEQPKVPNLGTITSKQVPASFLERDYYGFKVRLNPVIRSRNQARSIIGKEELISWFLSKQEQWGFYTDSARLELSSIGVTEIQKGDNTLIFNECTFSGILHVEEKSLFIKSFTEGIGRGKGFGFGLLQLQPINEIIF; this is encoded by the coding sequence ATGATCGCCTCAATCTTCACGTTGGATACCAAGGCTCTTAGAACTTTAGGTTCTATCGATGACTATACTATTCATCGACTTGTATATGATATCTTCCCTGGGAAAGAACGTACATTTTTATATTATCAGTATCCATATATGATACGCGGAGGAACTCGCATACTACTCCTCTCAAAAGAACAACCAAAAGTCCCTAACCTCGGTACAATTACTTCAAAACAAGTTCCTGCATCATTTCTAGAGAGGGATTACTATGGGTTCAAAGTCCGATTAAACCCAGTAATACGTTCAAGGAATCAGGCTAGAAGCATTATCGGGAAAGAAGAGCTCATCTCTTGGTTCCTCTCAAAGCAAGAACAATGGGGTTTCTATACCGATTCAGCTCGCTTGGAACTTTCTAGTATTGGGGTTACTGAGATCCAAAAAGGGGACAATACGCTCATCTTCAATGAGTGTACGTTCTCTGGAATATTGCATGTTGAAGAGAAAAGTCTTTTCATAAAAAGCTTTACAGAAGGTATTGGAAGAGGAAAAGGGTTCGGATTTGGTCTATTACAGCTACAACCAATAAATGAAATTATATTTTAA
- the casB gene encoding type I-E CRISPR-associated protein Cse2/CasB: MENNKVDTFINWVLSKNRDKGFIAKLRKADSETTEYQAWEILARWIDLDNPWQRRAFGLIGASITRVRAQKDGDLGLGSALRRLYLQHAKESEIERSAEALRLRRILSCRDQRELVAVLKPLLRYLVNNEIAISHTRLLKELLWFDHERAQERIRIRWAKEFYAVSSSAEEDLK; the protein is encoded by the coding sequence ATGGAAAATAATAAGGTTGATACCTTTATTAACTGGGTACTCAGTAAAAATAGAGATAAAGGGTTTATCGCGAAACTACGAAAAGCAGATAGCGAGACAACTGAATACCAAGCTTGGGAAATTCTGGCACGTTGGATTGATCTCGATAATCCATGGCAGAGGCGTGCCTTTGGATTAATTGGTGCAAGTATCACAAGAGTAAGAGCACAAAAAGATGGCGATTTGGGACTAGGCTCTGCTCTACGTAGACTCTATCTACAACATGCAAAGGAAAGTGAAATTGAGCGCTCGGCCGAAGCTCTTCGATTGCGCAGAATTCTCTCATGCAGAGACCAACGAGAGTTGGTAGCTGTTCTAAAACCTCTACTTAGGTACCTCGTGAATAATGAAATTGCTATATCACATACTCGTCTATTAAAAGAACTACTCTGGTTTGATCATGAACGAGCCCAAGAGAGGATACGTATCAGATGGGCAAAAGAGTTCTATGCAGTATCTAGCAGTGCTGAGGAGGACTTAAAATGA
- the casA gene encoding type I-E CRISPR-associated protein Cse1/CasA has product MENRFNLIDEKWIPIQGESPVSLLDIFSQNSPESLGGTAIQKLAMLKLFLAIAQRAKTPKDVHEWNMLRPEGLGKTCTAYLNTHHDQFYLYGEKPFLQMPILAQAKTMKGEPLPIMPIGRNYHPDIPSDNDSVINQIQINRVPTDADKILFILSIMNYAFAGKRTTHMLPLTEGYPTKKLSAASGPTLGNFFGYQNNCLWGINILETVWLNLFTREDLIKFPQWANDSLIPPWEEMPTGEDDHIARRLKNSFMGTLIAMSRFVLLKEDGILYTDGLQYPSFKQGWREPFLAIKSEDKVQYLSTSKRPWRDLDSLLALSLTTTTNGYVCPQIQVCLQRARNAVPTIGIWSGGLKVRANAGDQSVKQDDDFIESLVWLDTSVLGEPWFITLENEMKWLEYTGYILKKNVKNYFTSLKETKATIDEKAAVCFWEYCETQFPEILALCSDPESLPSKREEIIQKGEEVYSRFCGKDTARQLTAWVKHHPRFSVSGRRENNGK; this is encoded by the coding sequence ATGGAGAATAGATTTAATCTGATTGATGAAAAATGGATCCCGATACAAGGCGAGTCGCCTGTATCACTGCTGGATATATTCTCACAGAACTCTCCAGAATCCCTCGGAGGAACCGCAATCCAGAAACTCGCAATGCTGAAATTGTTTCTAGCGATTGCCCAGAGGGCAAAAACCCCTAAGGATGTACATGAATGGAATATGCTAAGACCAGAAGGACTTGGAAAAACCTGTACAGCCTATTTAAACACTCATCATGATCAATTTTATCTGTATGGTGAAAAACCTTTTTTGCAGATGCCCATTCTGGCACAAGCGAAAACAATGAAGGGGGAACCATTACCTATCATGCCTATTGGAAGGAACTATCACCCTGACATTCCTTCGGATAATGATAGTGTCATAAATCAAATTCAAATCAATCGTGTTCCAACAGATGCTGATAAGATTCTATTCATTCTTTCAATCATGAATTACGCATTTGCAGGAAAAAGGACTACTCATATGCTTCCCCTTACTGAAGGGTATCCTACCAAAAAGTTAAGTGCAGCCTCTGGTCCTACCCTAGGCAATTTCTTTGGATACCAGAACAACTGTCTATGGGGAATCAATATTTTAGAAACTGTGTGGTTGAATTTGTTCACGAGGGAAGATTTGATCAAGTTTCCCCAATGGGCGAATGATTCACTCATTCCTCCTTGGGAGGAAATGCCGACAGGAGAAGATGATCATATTGCAAGAAGACTGAAGAACTCATTCATGGGGACGCTCATTGCAATGAGTCGCTTTGTACTTCTTAAAGAAGACGGCATTCTCTATACAGATGGATTACAATATCCCAGCTTCAAGCAAGGATGGAGAGAACCCTTCCTGGCAATAAAAAGTGAAGACAAGGTACAGTATCTTAGCACTTCAAAAAGACCTTGGCGAGATCTTGATTCTCTCCTTGCTCTTAGCTTAACAACAACGACAAACGGCTATGTGTGCCCCCAAATACAGGTATGTTTGCAAAGAGCTAGAAATGCTGTTCCTACCATTGGAATATGGTCTGGTGGTTTGAAAGTCAGGGCGAATGCAGGTGATCAGTCTGTTAAGCAGGATGATGATTTTATTGAATCTCTCGTGTGGCTCGACACATCGGTTCTTGGTGAGCCTTGGTTCATAACACTCGAAAATGAAATGAAATGGCTTGAGTATACAGGATATATATTAAAAAAGAACGTGAAGAACTATTTTACCTCCTTAAAAGAAACAAAAGCTACTATTGATGAAAAAGCAGCAGTTTGTTTCTGGGAATATTGTGAAACACAATTCCCCGAGATTCTAGCCCTATGTTCAGATCCTGAATCTTTACCTAGCAAGAGAGAAGAAATTATTCAGAAAGGCGAGGAAGTCTATTCTCGCTTTTGTGGAAAAGATACTGCAAGACAACTCACAGCTTGGGTAAAACACCACCCAAGATTCTCAGTAAGCGGTAGGAGGGAAAACAATGGAAAATAA
- the cas3 gene encoding CRISPR-associated helicase Cas3', giving the protein MLIQSKQSQGKIVPVLPLTLCYAKTIVQEDGSTTFGLDVKTHCVVVGEVAKQLAKFVPEHCHKNLFPSGIALVAACHDIGKLNPIFMKKLYQAVYGEHLEDFPEINSAQIVLEESIGYHAGVSQVQFLQDYPDIAYIIGRHHGSNPSTSLLPEDSILGGVPWSELRKNLFIELYEYFQETLPKIDSMYQASAIAGLVTVADWIGSGTVFQNLQCLSLDSIPQLVENAIKQAGFIHPNIKSGLSFYDIFGFHPRPTQEALIEATNGPGVYILEALMGEGKTEAALYSAYKMMEQGYASGIYFALPTRLTSEKMYERMNEFLLHVLESPDAQRLLLLHGTAWLFDTSLGVEGEVGSSWFDSSKRKILAPFAVGTLDQALLSVLHVKHGFVRSFGLAGKVVILDEIHSYDAYTSTILQYLIRELEAFGCTVILLSATLIASRKCELLDSTLPNSSTNDPYPQILAKHITTISSLSPSGPEPTKCTIVKTPETQNAIQQAREIALQGGQVLWIENTVQEAQQIYKHFASWGAESEIPVGLLHSRFPSIRRNALEATWVNIYGKQGTTTRKDCGRILIGTQVLEQSLDIDADFLVTRLAPSDMILQRIGRLWRHRFHDPIRPEGVEKQVTILIPKEIQSNFNPKYGFGPSGKVYDPYVLWRTWQVWMERTSVEIPSNLRMIMEETYFDKQETGSVALAKHELAKNRETLKKYALNGMAVSGQTHSESIATRYSETTTCPVLLIRGTTFSSYSKMQLLDGNVIDFTAKDYISRKKTSLLLMQNIISVPSYIAPNSQSEKELRWISPFHYIAEDEASRIRISLLEASGQILSLSGREASTDYQLFYSDELGYEAVKKTL; this is encoded by the coding sequence ATGTTAATACAAAGTAAACAATCTCAAGGAAAAATTGTCCCTGTATTACCGCTCACTCTTTGCTATGCTAAAACAATAGTGCAGGAAGATGGATCTACAACGTTTGGCTTGGATGTTAAAACCCATTGCGTTGTCGTTGGAGAAGTTGCAAAGCAATTAGCAAAATTTGTTCCTGAGCATTGTCATAAAAACCTCTTTCCATCTGGTATTGCTCTCGTTGCTGCTTGCCATGATATTGGAAAGCTCAATCCTATTTTTATGAAAAAGCTATATCAAGCTGTATATGGAGAACATCTTGAAGATTTTCCGGAGATTAACTCTGCTCAAATCGTACTAGAAGAATCGATAGGATATCATGCTGGTGTGAGTCAGGTACAATTCCTACAAGACTATCCAGATATTGCCTATATCATTGGCCGTCATCATGGATCAAATCCCTCTACTTCCTTATTACCGGAAGATTCGATTTTAGGGGGAGTACCTTGGTCTGAATTGCGTAAGAATCTATTTATTGAACTTTATGAGTATTTTCAAGAAACGCTTCCCAAAATTGATTCTATGTATCAAGCATCGGCCATCGCAGGACTGGTGACCGTTGCAGATTGGATAGGCTCTGGTACGGTTTTTCAAAATCTGCAATGCTTATCTTTAGATTCCATTCCACAGCTCGTTGAGAATGCAATCAAGCAAGCAGGATTCATACATCCGAATATCAAGTCCGGACTCTCCTTCTATGACATATTTGGCTTCCATCCTCGCCCAACACAGGAGGCCCTTATTGAAGCTACCAATGGCCCAGGAGTCTACATCTTAGAAGCACTGATGGGGGAAGGAAAAACTGAGGCTGCTCTGTATAGTGCCTACAAGATGATGGAACAGGGGTATGCCTCAGGTATATATTTTGCTCTTCCCACCAGACTGACCTCAGAAAAGATGTATGAGCGGATGAATGAATTCCTATTACATGTTCTAGAATCCCCAGACGCTCAGAGATTACTTCTCCTGCATGGGACAGCTTGGCTTTTCGATACTTCTCTTGGAGTAGAAGGAGAAGTAGGATCTTCTTGGTTTGATTCCTCAAAAAGAAAGATACTGGCACCATTTGCTGTGGGAACACTTGACCAGGCATTATTATCAGTCTTGCATGTAAAGCATGGCTTCGTTCGCAGCTTCGGCCTCGCAGGAAAAGTAGTAATTCTTGATGAAATCCATTCATATGATGCATATACAAGCACCATTCTCCAATATTTGATACGAGAACTTGAAGCATTTGGTTGTACAGTAATCTTACTTAGTGCAACGTTGATAGCATCACGAAAGTGTGAGTTATTAGATTCAACATTGCCAAACTCATCTACAAATGATCCATATCCACAGATACTCGCAAAACACATCACGACCATCTCATCATTATCCCCATCCGGTCCAGAACCTACTAAATGTACCATTGTAAAGACTCCGGAAACGCAGAATGCAATCCAGCAGGCACGAGAGATAGCACTTCAAGGTGGACAAGTACTCTGGATCGAGAACACAGTACAAGAAGCTCAGCAAATATATAAACATTTCGCTTCTTGGGGTGCTGAATCAGAAATACCAGTAGGACTCCTGCATTCTCGTTTTCCAAGTATAAGAAGAAATGCTTTGGAAGCTACATGGGTGAACATCTATGGAAAACAAGGAACAACAACCCGAAAAGACTGTGGCAGGATCCTCATTGGAACACAGGTATTAGAACAATCCCTGGATATTGATGCAGATTTTTTGGTTACTCGTCTAGCCCCAAGCGATATGATTCTCCAAAGGATTGGGCGACTGTGGCGACACAGATTTCATGATCCAATACGCCCAGAAGGTGTTGAAAAACAAGTAACAATCCTTATCCCCAAGGAGATTCAAAGCAATTTCAATCCTAAATATGGCTTTGGACCAAGTGGAAAAGTTTATGATCCATATGTACTTTGGAGAACTTGGCAAGTATGGATGGAAAGAACCTCTGTAGAAATTCCTAGCAATCTCCGAATGATTATGGAAGAAACATACTTTGATAAGCAGGAAACAGGCTCGGTAGCACTTGCAAAACATGAGTTGGCAAAGAATCGAGAAACCCTGAAAAAATATGCCCTAAATGGAATGGCAGTTTCTGGTCAGACACATTCAGAATCCATTGCAACCCGATATTCAGAAACTACAACATGTCCAGTCCTACTGATCAGAGGAACAACCTTCTCTAGCTATTCAAAAATGCAACTTCTCGACGGAAATGTTATTGATTTCACAGCAAAGGATTATATATCAAGAAAAAAAACCTCTCTCCTTTTGATGCAGAATATAATTTCCGTTCCTTCTTACATTGCCCCCAATTCGCAATCAGAAAAAGAACTTCGTTGGATATCCCCATTTCATTACATTGCCGAAGACGAAGCATCTCGCATCAGAATTTCTTTGCTTGAAGCAAGTGGGCAGATTCTTAGTCTTAGCGGTAGAGAGGCAAGTACTGATTATCAGTTATTTTATTCTGATGAATTAGGGTATGAAGCAGTTAAGAAAACTTTATAA
- a CDS encoding GGDEF domain-containing protein, with amino-acid sequence MNHSFFVRTDTKKVVQETYWSKPISLAMPFKTTLESLFKQDDKDRFNMIFSNALDHETEVFCAHIPIIEEQEQLCFFIVSAKKFVYVLALDYLADLPSSIQEAHNQVIFAMIKQFAVLRGEQLMHASEEVYNHFEEIQKLNNDLVNTQRQLQRANRKLEQLNLELNNRLVKDALTGLVSRYQYHSEMQTVIQENPQAQGLFVFIDIDNFKQVNDNYGHAIGDQYLVGFSARLASLSCTGVSIAMRIAGDEFGLYLHGMKSTDEAVVQHFYQTFTSHVTKDPIHTDAGDLPICCSLGMAIYNKDTTNLFELIEYADFAMYQTKRAGKNSYCVFDKKTYEAGKTKDQT; translated from the coding sequence ATGAACCACTCATTCTTCGTCCGCACTGACACAAAGAAAGTAGTGCAAGAAACATACTGGTCGAAACCCATATCATTGGCCATGCCCTTCAAGACCACCTTGGAGTCCCTGTTCAAACAAGATGATAAAGATCGTTTCAACATGATCTTCTCCAATGCATTAGACCATGAGACTGAAGTCTTTTGTGCCCATATACCTATTATCGAGGAACAGGAGCAACTCTGTTTCTTCATTGTCAGTGCAAAAAAATTCGTGTATGTATTGGCATTGGATTATCTTGCTGATCTTCCTTCCTCTATCCAGGAAGCACACAACCAGGTCATCTTTGCCATGATCAAGCAATTTGCTGTGTTGCGCGGTGAACAACTGATGCACGCCTCGGAAGAGGTATACAATCACTTTGAGGAGATCCAGAAACTCAACAATGATTTGGTTAATACGCAACGCCAGCTGCAACGAGCAAACCGAAAACTGGAACAGCTGAACCTGGAGCTCAATAATCGCCTTGTTAAGGATGCATTGACCGGCTTGGTAAGCCGCTATCAGTACCACTCCGAGATGCAAACGGTCATCCAAGAGAATCCCCAGGCTCAAGGGCTCTTTGTCTTCATCGACATCGACAACTTCAAACAAGTCAATGATAATTATGGACATGCCATAGGAGACCAGTACCTGGTTGGATTCTCAGCTCGCCTTGCCAGCCTCTCCTGTACAGGAGTCTCCATCGCCATGCGCATTGCAGGAGATGAGTTCGGTCTCTACCTCCATGGTATGAAATCAACTGATGAAGCAGTCGTACAGCATTTTTATCAAACCTTTACATCCCACGTGACAAAAGATCCTATCCATACCGATGCAGGGGACCTTCCTATCTGTTGCAGTCTTGGCATGGCAATATACAACAAAGACACTACCAATCTATTTGAGTTGATAGAGTATGCCGACTTCGCAATGTACCAGACAAAGCGAGCTGGAAAGAATTCCTACTGCGTGTTTGACAAAAAAACCTATGAAGCAGGAAAAACGAAGGATCAAACATGA